In Syntrophomonas wolfei subsp. wolfei str. Goettingen G311, a single window of DNA contains:
- the iorA gene encoding indolepyruvate ferredoxin oxidoreductase subunit alpha — translation MKKLMIGNEAIARGAYEAGATVATAYPGTPSTEIVSTFADYEGLYAEWAPNEKVALEVGVGASIGGARTLVAMKHVGVNVAADPLYTFSYTGVNAGLVLVSADDPGMHSSQNEQDNRGYGRFAKMPVIEPADSQEALDFTRRAYDISEEFDTPVMLRVTTRLSHSQTLVETGERVEVGLKGYKKDAPKYVMLPGFARLRHVEVEKRILQLKEYAETTDLNRIEWGDKKIGIITSGVCYQYLREVMPEVSVLKLGMVNPLPENLIRSFAAEVDRLIVLEELEPVIEEQLKAWGLKVEGKELFTLLGEYSPEMIEEVLLGVSSGKGFGLDKEIPPRPPLMCPGCPHRGVFHTLKKMKLHVMGDIGCYTLGALSPLDGMDACVCMGASIGMALGMEKANGEDFARKVVAVIGDSTFVHSGITPLIDIVYNQGTSTVIILDNDTTAMTGHQDHPATGKTIRNLPTRRLDLPALVQAIGIEHVRIVDPLQLDEFRQTLEEELNRREASVIIAKRPCALLVKKAPDKEFYVDPELCKSCKLCIKIGCTGIYWVEEDRKAVINPNTCVACGLCPQVCTFDAIKIVEG, via the coding sequence ATGAAAAAATTGATGATAGGCAATGAAGCTATTGCCAGGGGAGCCTATGAAGCTGGTGCTACCGTGGCTACCGCCTATCCCGGTACCCCCAGTACCGAAATAGTCAGCACATTTGCCGATTATGAAGGCCTTTATGCCGAATGGGCACCAAATGAGAAGGTAGCCCTGGAAGTAGGAGTGGGGGCCTCTATCGGCGGGGCACGAACCCTGGTAGCTATGAAACATGTAGGAGTAAATGTGGCGGCTGATCCTTTGTATACCTTTTCTTACACCGGGGTAAACGCTGGTCTAGTTCTGGTTTCCGCTGATGACCCGGGGATGCATTCTTCGCAGAATGAACAGGATAACCGGGGATATGGCCGTTTTGCCAAAATGCCAGTAATAGAGCCAGCGGACAGCCAGGAAGCACTGGACTTTACCCGCCGGGCCTATGATATAAGTGAGGAATTTGACACCCCGGTAATGCTTAGGGTTACTACCCGGCTTTCCCATTCCCAGACCCTGGTTGAGACCGGAGAGCGGGTAGAAGTGGGTTTAAAAGGCTATAAGAAAGATGCCCCCAAATATGTTATGCTGCCTGGTTTTGCCCGCCTGCGCCATGTGGAAGTGGAAAAGCGTATCCTGCAACTTAAAGAATATGCCGAAACTACGGATCTAAACCGAATTGAATGGGGAGATAAAAAGATAGGTATAATCACCAGCGGAGTATGTTATCAGTACCTGCGTGAAGTAATGCCTGAAGTTTCCGTATTAAAGCTCGGTATGGTCAATCCATTGCCGGAAAATTTAATCCGCTCTTTCGCTGCCGAAGTAGACCGGCTTATTGTGCTCGAGGAATTGGAGCCAGTAATTGAGGAACAGCTAAAAGCCTGGGGCTTAAAGGTCGAAGGCAAAGAACTTTTCACCCTTCTGGGTGAATACAGCCCGGAAATGATTGAAGAAGTCTTATTAGGAGTCAGTTCCGGGAAAGGATTCGGTCTGGACAAGGAGATACCTCCTCGCCCACCCTTGATGTGCCCGGGCTGCCCGCATCGCGGTGTATTTCATACCCTGAAGAAAATGAAGCTGCATGTAATGGGGGATATCGGCTGTTACACTCTGGGTGCTTTGAGTCCCCTGGATGGAATGGATGCCTGTGTTTGCATGGGAGCCAGTATTGGTATGGCTCTGGGCATGGAGAAGGCCAATGGAGAGGACTTTGCCCGCAAGGTGGTGGCGGTTATCGGGGATTCCACCTTTGTTCATTCCGGAATTACGCCACTGATTGATATTGTCTATAACCAGGGAACCTCCACCGTTATTATCCTGGATAATGATACCACCGCCATGACGGGACACCAGGATCATCCGGCTACCGGTAAAACCATCAGGAATCTACCTACCCGCAGGCTGGATTTACCAGCCCTGGTCCAGGCTATCGGTATAGAGCATGTCCGCATAGTGGACCCCTTGCAATTAGACGAATTTCGCCAGACCCTGGAAGAGGAATTGAACCGCCGGGAAGCTTCAGTAATTATTGCCAAGCGTCCCTGTGCGCTGCTGGTGAAGAAAGCTCCAGATAAAGAATTCTATGTTGACCCGGAACTCTGTAAGAGCTGTAAACTTTGCATAAAGATAGGTTGTACCGGGATTTATTGGGTAGAGGAAGATAGAAAGGCCGTAATTAACCCCAATACCTGTGTAGCCTGTGGCCTCTGTCCTCAGGTCTGTACCTTTGATGCCATCAAGATAGTGGAGGGATAA
- a CDS encoding spore germination protein — translation MSGFLFKKLHFKRMSKDIHKKAAGHFNSAVSLSKNLEENLKILREALGSSNDVIIREIKISPHSNVDAAVIYIDGLVDRNLLNHDILQPLMFNLQMIKDNASHNHTSLIDYIKSSVLNVGQITVVQDIDRVIAQVLTGHIAILAEGVSRALLIDAKGWETRRIEEPKNELSVRGSKESFTETLRTNTALLRRKIRDPHLTFQSLQIGERSKTDLSIVYIKGITPENLIEEINQRLQRIDTDTILDVSYIEQFIEDSPNSLFPTVGSSERPDVVVARILEGRAAILLDGSPMALVVPFLFIEGFQNPDDYYARPFFATLVRWIRLLGYLLSIYLPGIFVSLKTFHPELFPTQLLISVAAAREGLPLPVVLEALLMLLLFEILREAGLRMPRSLGQAVSIVGALVIGQAAVSAGLVGAPMVIVIATTAIASFLVIPYADSGTLYRFIMTVAGGLLGLFGIVLVSLEMLSHLASLRSLGVAYLSPVTPLNIRGLRDTFIRAPLWAMDSRPASLDSPDTKRQSSGQMPRPPKSSSQQGDTQ, via the coding sequence ATGTCAGGTTTTCTTTTCAAAAAACTACATTTTAAAAGAATGTCAAAAGATATTCATAAAAAGGCTGCAGGACATTTTAATTCCGCTGTCAGCCTGTCCAAAAACCTGGAGGAAAACCTGAAGATTTTAAGGGAGGCTCTTGGTTCAAGCAATGATGTAATCATTCGTGAGATAAAAATTAGCCCCCATTCAAATGTTGATGCGGCCGTTATCTATATTGATGGTTTAGTGGATAGAAATTTATTAAACCATGATATTTTGCAACCATTGATGTTTAACCTGCAAATGATTAAGGATAATGCCAGCCATAACCACACGAGCCTGATTGATTATATTAAATCAAGTGTGTTAAATGTAGGACAGATAACTGTAGTCCAGGATATAGACAGAGTTATTGCCCAGGTTCTTACAGGTCATATTGCCATTTTGGCAGAAGGTGTAAGCCGGGCCCTGCTTATTGATGCCAAGGGTTGGGAAACACGACGTATCGAAGAGCCTAAAAACGAGTTGTCGGTTCGAGGATCAAAAGAAAGTTTTACTGAAACTCTGCGTACCAATACAGCTTTGCTGCGGCGAAAAATACGCGATCCTCATTTAACTTTTCAGAGCCTGCAAATTGGGGAGCGGTCGAAAACCGATCTTTCAATTGTTTATATCAAGGGTATCACCCCGGAAAACCTCATCGAAGAAATCAATCAACGGCTGCAACGAATAGATACTGATACTATTTTGGATGTTAGTTACATAGAACAATTCATTGAAGATAGCCCCAACTCGTTATTTCCCACCGTTGGCAGCAGTGAAAGACCAGATGTAGTGGTAGCCAGAATACTGGAGGGTCGAGCCGCCATATTGCTTGATGGCTCCCCGATGGCCCTGGTGGTACCCTTCTTATTTATTGAAGGTTTTCAAAACCCGGACGATTATTACGCCCGGCCATTTTTCGCTACATTGGTGCGGTGGATTCGATTGCTGGGTTATTTGCTCAGTATCTATTTGCCTGGTATTTTTGTTTCCTTAAAAACTTTTCATCCCGAATTATTTCCTACCCAATTGCTGATTTCGGTGGCGGCAGCGCGGGAAGGGCTACCTTTACCAGTTGTATTAGAAGCCCTGTTAATGCTGCTCTTGTTCGAAATTTTGCGGGAAGCCGGTCTCAGGATGCCCCGCTCACTGGGCCAGGCTGTCAGTATTGTAGGTGCGCTGGTAATCGGTCAGGCAGCAGTATCAGCTGGTTTAGTTGGAGCACCCATGGTAATAGTAATAGCCACTACAGCTATTGCTTCATTTTTAGTCATCCCTTATGCTGATTCGGGAACCTTGTACCGCTTTATAATGACGGTAGCGGGCGGTTTGCTGGGTTTATTTGGTATAGTTTTGGTTTCCCTTGAAATGCTTAGCCACCTGGCTTCTCTACGCTCCCTGGGAGTAGCCTATTTATCGCCGGTAACTCCACTCAATATTCGTGGCCTGCGAGATACTTTCATTCGGGCTCCCTTATGGGCCATGGATAGCCGTCCCGCTTCTTTAGATTCACCCGATACAAAGCGGCAATCATCCGGTCAAATGCCTCGGCCTCCTAAAAGCAGCTCCCAGCAGGGGGATACTCAATGA
- a CDS encoding indolepyruvate oxidoreductase subunit beta — protein sequence MPKQTTNVLIVGVGGQGTLLTSRIIAQVAVQMGYDVKVSEIHGMAQRGGSVVSQVRYGEKVYSPIIKKSDADILLAFEKLEAARWLDYLKPGGKVIINDERVDPLPVMSGKLKYPVDIDKKIARLTPDTTIVDATRMAEECGNARAANVVLVGMLAAAINIPAEEVENAIREMVPAKALEVNLKAFREGQKYWSATLNRL from the coding sequence ATGCCAAAACAAACCACCAATGTATTGATAGTAGGAGTTGGAGGGCAAGGAACCCTGCTCACCAGCCGTATAATTGCTCAGGTGGCCGTACAGATGGGCTATGATGTCAAAGTGTCAGAGATACATGGTATGGCACAGAGGGGTGGTAGTGTTGTCTCCCAGGTACGCTACGGAGAAAAAGTTTATTCACCTATAATTAAGAAAAGTGATGCTGATATCCTGCTAGCTTTTGAAAAGCTCGAAGCAGCTCGCTGGTTAGACTATCTGAAACCCGGGGGTAAAGTGATCATTAATGACGAGCGGGTTGACCCGCTGCCGGTAATGAGCGGAAAATTGAAATACCCGGTAGATATTGATAAAAAAATTGCCCGCCTTACACCCGATACCACTATTGTTGATGCCACCCGAATGGCTGAAGAATGTGGTAATGCACGGGCCGCCAATGTGGTTTTGGTAGGAATGCTGGCCGCAGCTATAAACATTCCGGCAGAGGAAGTGGAAAACGCTATTAGAGAAATGGTACCGGCCAAAGCTCTGGAAGTTAACTTGAAAGCCTTCCGGGAAGGGCAAAAATATTGGAGTGCAACCCTCAATAGATTATAA
- the yyaC gene encoding spore protease YyaC has translation MIIVEKHYRQLDAKDALIEALHSNLNHLEREPLFICIGTDRNILDCFGPLTGTMIKEKAPELQVYGSLERPLHGKNLRQKLNIIKNNHPSGIEIAIDASVGREEEQGIIKFRHGPLFPGKALGKRLPAVGEFSIIAMVGIKPEVRNWTSLGQGSITPVYHMARLLAAAIVEWNKYRLG, from the coding sequence ATGATTATTGTAGAAAAACATTACCGCCAGCTTGATGCCAAAGATGCTCTGATAGAGGCATTGCATAGTAATTTGAACCATCTGGAAAGAGAACCTCTTTTTATATGTATTGGAACCGACCGCAATATACTCGATTGTTTTGGGCCTTTAACCGGAACCATGATTAAGGAAAAAGCTCCCGAGCTTCAGGTATACGGAAGCCTGGAGCGTCCATTGCATGGTAAAAACCTTAGGCAAAAATTAAATATAATAAAAAATAACCACCCGTCAGGAATCGAGATAGCTATAGATGCTTCAGTGGGCAGGGAAGAAGAGCAAGGAATAATCAAGTTCCGCCACGGTCCCTTGTTTCCCGGTAAAGCTCTGGGCAAAAGGCTGCCTGCAGTAGGTGAATTCTCCATTATTGCTATGGTGGGAATTAAACCGGAGGTTAGAAACTGGACTTCACTGGGGCAGGGGAGTATCACTCCGGTTTACCATATGGCCCGTTTGCTGGCTGCTGCCATAGTGGAATGGAATAAGTACAGGCTGGGTTGA